A single window of Nicotiana sylvestris chromosome 3, ASM39365v2, whole genome shotgun sequence DNA harbors:
- the LOC104210583 gene encoding uncharacterized protein — protein MVLEMVKNHKNIDTFELYVEENLTDFGGNVEAAGEIGSYDAGGYGNALADNTQGEGGVVVYMTNEPAENNIEEDKSVEDSDSDRTYSPKSDEENNFEDDFEYFVDGDTLSDSFEDINKLLQNNLNSGITRDIDEPYIDHTVIKNIHNDSYYGRSDGLSEEGVRSDSEDLSGDGETKCDAPNKDIEWFNEETDMENPILFTGLSFCSVQQFRKALRQHAIKNGFEVGFEKNESDKVITHCKRLCGWRIHASYWKKTTAFQIRTLYGMPHRCPRTFKNKIAHSTWVAKRFMKDLLDAPNWSIQGFRRTVKRKCGVIISKKQGYRARKTATEWIKGNFYKQFHRVRDYCEMVLKQNPGSAAFLCLDRYSLQQLSSFKRVFIIFSALKEGFMSGCRPMIGLDAYFLKGPLGGQLMAAIARDGNNQMFPLAIAVVESECKESWTWFLESLIDQIGVPEEKRWAFHS, from the coding sequence ATGGTATTAGAGATGGTGAAAAACCATAAAAATATTGATACTTTTGAGTTGTATGTTGAGGAGAACTTGACGGATTTTGGAGGAAATGTTGAAGCTGCGGGTGAAATTGGCTCTTATGATGCAGGGGGGTATGGAAATGCTTTGGCGGATAATACACAAGGAGAGGGAGGTGTAGTTGTGTATATGACAAATGAACCAGCTGAAAATAACATTGAAGAGGATAAATCAGTTGAGGATAGTGACTCAGATAGAACATATTCACCCAAGAGCGAtgaagaaaataattttgaagatgactTTGAATACTTCGTGGATGGTGATACTCTTAGCGACTCATTTGAAGATATAAATAAACTTTTACAGAAtaatctcaactcaggaattaCAAGAGATATTGATGAGCCATATATTGACCACACGGTAATTAAAAATATCCATAATGACTCATATTATGGAAGATCTGATGGTCTATCTGAAGAAGGTGTTCGAAGTGATTCAGAGGACTTAAGTGGTGATGGTGAGACAAAGTGTGATGCTCCTAATAAGGATATTGAATGGTTTAATGAAGAGACTGATATGGAAAATCCAATATTGTTCACAGGTTTGAGTTTTTGTTCAGTTCAACAATTTAGGAAGGCTCTTAGACAACATGCAATAAAGAATGGGTTTGAAGTTGGATTCGAAAAAAATGAAAGTGATAAAGTCATTACACATTGCAAAAGATTGTGTGGATGGAGAATTCATGCTAGCTATTGGAAAAAGACCACTGCGTTTCAGATTAGAACTCTTTATGGAATGCCCCATAGGTGCCCTAGGACATTCAAGAATAAAATTGCCCATTCTACTTGGGTTGCCAAAAGGTTCATGAAGGATCTTCTTGATGCGCCAAACTGGAGCATACAAGGTTTTAGAAGAACTGTAAAGAGAAAATGTGGTGTAATAATCTCTAAAAAGCAAGGGTATAGAGCGAGAAAAACAGCAACTGAGTGGATTAAGGGCAATTTTTATAAGCAATTTCATAGAGTCAGGGATTATTGTGAAATGGTTTTGAAGCAAAATCCAGGTTCTGCAGCATTCTTATGCCTTGACAGATATTCTTTGCAACAACTGTCTTCTTTCAAGAGAGTGTTCATCATATTTTCTGCTTTGAAAGAAGGGTTTATGTCAGGCTGTAGACCTATGATTGGCTTAGATGCATATTTCTTAAAAGGCCCTTTAGGAGGGCAACTTATGGCAGCTATTGCAAGAGATGGGAACAACCAAATGTTTCCATTAGCTATTGCAGTTGTGGAGTCCGAGTGTAAAGAGAGCTGGACATGGTTCCTGGAATCCTTAATAGATCAAATTGGAGTGCCTGAAGAAAAAAGATGGGCTTTCCATAGCTAA
- the LOC138887753 gene encoding uncharacterized protein: MDIEGCLMLSPSKNDNNKLPITIPIFLEDKQRIYLPWRFSLIIKLQGKRILHQLLKRKIQELWKINENPLIDLGNDYFTVKLQKEENMNQILEKGMYFIFGYFLSVQRWQSNFVAIEAVQNFTTVWTRLPQLPTKFYDGQILQRIGGAIERLLKVDAYTSSSLRGRNARLYIELPMEEPIIKFIYISSHKQQIHYEVEQHLCKLCGRLGHGAKDCPHKLDNATQNTITQLETPNVKNSSNNPAQDDNWHTVPFTTKRNQTKRQAPTGHQTGSKHPSPGIKVKLLYAATGSECHAGSRTSKPRKYGAAGTSSSDPSGDGKPYGGRRARANRSNRGINGGILKPKRSQSFSISGNAGEKTYSSLSTFTLQMHHGHSSTSRPNSRQINNDSGSQSKKEPNHPRSHPTTSESINEST, encoded by the exons ATGGACATTGAAGGCTGTCTCATGCTTTCCCCATCCAAaaatgacaacaacaaacttcCGATTACAATACCAATATTCCTGGAAGATAAGCAAAGAATCTACCTTCCATGGAGATTCTCATTAATCATAAAACTTCAAGGGAAAAGAATCCTTCATCAATTATTAAAACGGAAAATCCAGGAACTATGGAAAATAAACGAAAATCCTCTAATAGACCTTGGTAATGATTATTTCACAGTTAAGttacaaaaagaagaaaatatgaacCAAATTCTTGAAAAAGGTATGTACTTCATATTTGGTTACTTTCTATCAGTTCAAAGATGGCAATCAAATTTTGTTGCCATTGAGGCAGTCCAAAACTTCACAACTGTCTGGACACGACTACCACAACTCCCTACTAAATTTTATGATGGACAAATTCTACAAAGGATTGGGGGAGCCATAGAGAGGCTTTTAAAAGTAGATGCATACACTTCATCTTCCTTAAGGGGAAGGAATGCTAGATTATACATAGAACTCCCAATGGAAGAACCAATTATCAAGTTTATCTACATTAGTTCGCATAAGCAACAGATCCACTACGAGGTAGAACAACACCTATGTAAGCTATGTGGGAGATTGGGCCATGGAGCAAAGGATTGTCCTCACAAATTGGACAATGCTACTCAAAACACTATCACTCAGTTAGAGACACCAAATGTTAAAAATAGTAGCAACAACCCAGCACAAGATGACAACTGGCATACAGTGCCTTTCACGACAAAAAGAAATCAAACCAAGAGGCAAGCACCAACAGGACATCAAACAGGTAGCAAACACCCAAGTCCAGGTATAAAAGTCAAATTATTGTACGCTGCCACAG GATCAGAATGCCATGCAGGTTCAAGAACTAGTAAACCTAGGAAATATGGGGCAGCAGGAACCTCAAGCTCCGATCCCTCAGGAGATGGGAAACCCTATGGAGGAAGAAGGGCCAGAGCCAATCGATCTAATAGGGGAATCAATGGTGGAATTCTCAAGCCTAAACGAAGTCAAAGTTTTTCTATTTCTGGAAATGCAGGAGAAAAGACATATTCTAGCTTGTCCACTTTCACTCTTCAAATGCACCATGGACATTCGTCCACCTCAAGACCCAACAGTAGGCAAATTAACAATGATTCTGGTTCCCAGTCTAAGAAGGAACCCAATCATCCCAGATCCCACCCAACAACCTCAGAATCCATTAATGAATCAACCTAA